Part of the Polaribacter sp. Hel1_33_78 genome is shown below.
AAATTGGCACTTGCTTACAGGTAAATCCGAAGAGATTGTGTATGCTTTGTCTAACAAAGGGTTTAAATTATATGCAGGAAAAGGAGATGAAGAGCATGGGGGATTTGAACATTCAGGTTTGTTCGCGTTGGTGGATAAAGATGGTTATATTAGATCTAGAAAAGATAAGTTTGGCAATCCTATTATGTATTACAGAGCGTTGCAAGAACAAACTTTTCCTGATCAAATAAATGAATTAAAAGAAGATATTAAATTGTTATTAAATGAGTAAGCTAGCACAAGAACGAAAGTACAGAAAAATAATCACAGGGTTGTCTATTATAATTCCAATAGCTGTTGCAGCGTTATTTGGAGTTAATGTAAGAGACTTAGGTTTTGATGTAGAGCCTTTTACTTTTTTACCACCAATTTATGCATCTATAAATGGATTAACAGCTATTGTATTAATAGCAGCTGTTCTCGCTATTAAAAACGGAAATAAGAAATTACATGAACAATTAAACACTCTTGCAATTATTTGTTCTTTAGCTTTTCTGTTGATGTATATAGCGTATCATATGACATCTGATTCTACTAAATTTGGTGGTGAAGGAGCCATTAAATTCGTTTATTATTTTATTTTATTTACACACATTGTATTGTCTATAATTGTAATACCTTTTGTATTAACCACCTACTTGAGAGCGAAATTAGGTAATTTTGCACAACACAAAAAAATAGCAAAAATTACATTTCCGTTATGGCTATATGTAGCTGTAACCGGGGTAATAGTTTATATAATGATATCTCCTTATTATGCTTAAAAAAAGAATATATACCTTTTTTCTTTTAATTCTTTTTACTGTAAAATCAACTTACTCCCAGTGTGCAATGTGCAAAGCTGTTGTAGAAAATGGTGATGTTTCTATGGCAGAAGGTGTTAATAACGGAATTACTTATTTAATGGTATTTCCATACTTACTTATTGGTGTGTTGTTTTATACAATTTACAGATATAAAAAACAGGCAAAAATTTAACATTTCAATAAGAGTGAAAATCTGTAACATTTTATAGTTTTAGTCGTCTTATATGCACAATCAAAGTAATATTTTTTTGCTTTTGAACTGTAGTGAATAAAAGTAATAAACAAACAAAAAACAAAAGACGTTGTGAAAATTAAATTTATAGTAATAGTAGCTTTTTTAACTTCAATAACTACTTTTTCACAGAAAAAGTGGGATTTAAGGGAATGTGTAGATGAAGCGTTAGTGAAAAATATTTCTATCCAACAAAACAGACTTAGTTTAGAGTTGGCAGAAAAAGATGTAGAGATTGCGAAAGGAAATTTTTTGCCAAATCTAACTGGTAATACTGGAGGTAATTTGAATTTTGGTACTGGTTTTGATCCAGTTTCTCAAAATAGGGTGAACACAACTTTTTTTGGAGGCTCAATTAACGTAAATTCAGGTATTACTGTATTTAATGGGTATAGAAATACAAATACATACAAACAAGCGCAATTAGGTGTGGAAACAAGCATGTTAGATTTAAAGAAAATTGAAAATGACATTTCTTTATTTGTAGTTAATGGTTATTTGAATATTCTATTTGCTAAGGAAAACTTAAATGCAGCCAAGGTTCAGCATGAAATAAGCAAAAAACAAATTGAAGCAGCAGAAAGTAGATTTAATTCTGGAGTTATACCAAAAGGAGATTTATTAAACGCACAATCTACAGCAGCTACAAATTTACAAACAGTAATTACGCAAGAAAATGCTTTAGATTTAGCATTGTTAAATTTGGCACAGTTATTACAGGTTCCTGTTGAAGGTTTTGATATAGCTTCTATTGATGTAGGCACTCCATCTTCAAACTTGTTATATAAAAGTTCATCAATAGTATATAATAAATCCTTAGAAACAATGCCAGAAATTGCTAGAGCTAAAATAGCGATTGAAAGCGCAAGTTTAGGTATAGAAATATCTAAAGCTTCTTTTTTACCTTCAGTTACAGCTTCTGCAGGATTATCGACAAATTATGGATTTAATTTAAAGCTTCCGGAGGGACTTTCTAATCCTGGTTTGTCAAATCAATTAAATGATAACTTTGGTTATGGTGTTGGTTTTAACGTAAGTGTTCCAATTTTTAATCGTTTTCAAACTAGGAATAGAGTTGCACAATCCGTGATAAATAAAGAAGTTTTTGAAATAAGATTAGAGAGCGAGAAAGTAGCTTTAAAACAAACTATAGAACAGGCTTTTTTGGATGTGAAATCGGCTTTAAAAACATATGAAACCGCAAAAATTTCTTTAGGAGCGCAAGAAGAAGCATTTAAAAATGCACAAGAGCGCTATAATTTTGGAGCAATGACGCAGTTTGATTTTGATCAAGTAAGAACACGTTTGGTAAATGCTGAAGCTGCATTAATTCGTTCTAAATACAATTATGTTTTTAAAACTAAAGTATTGCAATTTTATTCTGGAGAATTAATTTTAGAATAATTTACTTCAAAAAATAGTTTAAACCTCATAGTGAGTAGATTACTGTGAGGTTTTCTTTTTAATTTATCTTTACAAAAAAGAATTATAGATTTTGAGCATCATTTTAAATATTGAGACTACCACTAAAAATTGTTCTGTAAGCATTGCAGAAAAAGGTGAAATTTTAGCCATCAAAGAATTAAATAATGGTAATTACTCTCATGCAGAAGTTTTGCACCCTTTTATTTTAGATGTTTTAAAAGAAGCAAATCTTACCTCTGATAAAATAGATGCTGTAGCAGTAAGTAAAGGTCCTGGGTCTTATACTGGGTTAAGAATTGGAGTTTCTGCCGCAAAAGGGCTGTGTTTTGCCCTTGATAAACCTTTAATTTCTATTGATACTCTTACTTCTTTGTCTTTTTCAATTACTATTGAAGAAGGAATTATTGTGCCGATGTTAGATGCAAGAAGATTGGAAGTTTATGCATCAGTTTTTAATGAGAAGCATCAAAAAATAAGAGAAATTAAAGCTGAGATTATAGATGAAAATTCTTTTTGTGAATATTTAGAAAGGAGTAAAGTTTATTTTTTAGGTGATGGATCTCAGAAATGTAAAAAAATTATTACGCATAAAAATGCGATTTTTATAGATGCTAAGTTTCCTTCGGCACAAGAAATGGCAAAACTTTCTTATGAGAAATATAAAATAAGCGACATAGAAAATGTCGCTTATTTTGAACCTTTTTATTTAAAAGATTTTATTGTTATTCCAGAAAAGAAAAAGAAACCTACTTTTTAATTTCTACTATATGAGGATAAGGTATTTCTATTCCTGCCTCGTCTAAGGCTATTTTAGTATTTTCAGTAATATCAAAATAAACACTCCAATAATCAGCAGATGCACACCAAGGTCTCACTGCAAAATTTACTGAGCTATCGGCTAATTCAGAGACCATAACGGCTGGCGCTGGATCTTTTAATACTTTTGGATGCTGCATTAAAACATGCATTAAAACTTCTTTTGTTTTCTTGATGTCCGTATCATAAGAAACGCCAAATATTAAATCTACACGCCTTGTGCCTTCTACGGTATAATTTATAATAGTCCCATTGGACAAGCTTCCATTAGGAATAATAATTTCTTTATTTGATAAACCGGTGAGTTTTGTTGTAAAGATTTCAATTTCTTTTACAGCACCAGTTTCACCCTGAGCTTCAACTAAATCACCAATTTTAAAAGGTCTAAAGATCATGATTAAAACTCCGCCAGCAAAATTAGCTAAAGAACCTTGCAAGGCCAAACCGATAGCTAAACCGGCAGAAGCTACAATGGCAGCAAAAGATGTTGTTGCAACTCCTAATTTTGAAATTACTGTAATGAATAATAATATTTTTAAAACCCAGCTGCTAAGATTTCCTAAAAATTTTTGAAGCGTAAGATCGACACCTCTTTTAATCATTATTTTTTTAGATGATTTTATAACGATATTAATTAGAAATAAACCAACTATTAAAATGATTAAAGCAGTAATTACATTAGGGGTGTATTCAATTAAAAGTTCTTTTATTTTTTCTAGATATTCCTCCATTTTCGTTTTATTAATAATAAGAGGCAAAAGTAAGCGAATATTTAAAATCTAAGGAATAAAGATGATGGAAATAAGTTAGGTTTTAGTCTAACTGTTCATGGTTTAAAGTTTTAATAAAACAATCACTGATATTAATGCAGGAATGGATTGAATATACAAGATGTTTTTTTTCTTTGTTGAGTATGCACCATAAATACCTGCAACAAAAACACATATTAGAAAGAATAAAGCTGTATCGGTATTTTTTATGATGATAGACCAGATTAAACCAGCAGCTAAAAAGCCATTATATAAACCTTGGTTCGCTGCTAATACCTTTGTTTCTTCAGCAAATTCTTTGCTTTTTAATCCAAAAGCTTTTATCCCTTTTCGTGTGGTCCAAAGAAACATTTCTAGATAGACAATGTATGCGTGGATTACGGTCACGAGACCAATAAGTATAATTTGAATTATATTCATAATATTTGAAAAATAAAGTGATTTAATATGGTATCAAATCACTTTAACGGAGTTTGAATGGAAATTTTAGTTTACTTCAAAAGTAATTTTTAGATTCACTCTAAATTCAGTAACATTACTGCCATTAACAACAGCACTTTGTGATTGTACAAATACAGATTTAATATTTTTCACAGATTCCGCTGCATGCTTTACAGCTTTCCTCGTAGCCTCTTCCCAACTTTTTTCAGAGTTAGCTAATACTTCAATCACTTTCATTACCGCCATAATATTTTCAGTTTATTAAGATTTATTTATTGTAAATATAATTTTTTTTGTTCAAAATAGGGTTATATACAGATTTCAATGTAAATTTAATGTTATGTAAATGTTTTTTAATGGTTACAAAATATTTATATTTGTAAAAATAATGTTAATCTTAAAAGAAATTAATATGAGAAAAATTATTGTAATATTCATATTTATGCTTGGAACTGTAGGATATTCGCAAGAAAACAGACCAACTTACATGGCGGAAGGGGATTTAGTAAAAGTTACTTATTATTATGAAAATGGAGCTGTTAAAACACAAGGTTCTTTTAAAGATAAAAAATTAACAGGAGAATGGGCACGTTTTGATAAAGCAGGTAATAAAACTCAATTGGGTTATTATAGTAATGGTAAAAAAGTTGGGAAATGGTTTGTTTGGTCTAAATCGGCTTTAAAAGAGATTAATTATGTAAATAATTCTATCGCTTCAGTAAATTCTTGGAAGTCGGAATCTAATGTTGCAGTTAAAAATAAATAATAATACCTAAAATTTAATAGAAAAAACTCATTAGTATTTTAAAATACTAATGAGTTTTTTATTGCTTATAAATTATGTTTTAATAAGTTGTTAGCGAAAAGTTTATTGTTTTATTATATCTGATAGTAGTTTAATTAAGTGCTATTGGGCTTCGTTGGCAATGATACAAGATTATGAATATATAATTAAAACAGCGTTATTCCTTATTTATTGGAGCTAAAAAAAAGCGTTTAGAGATTCTCTGAACGCTTTTTTAAAACTTTTTGTATTTTTTTTACTCTACTATTAAAGTAAAAGGAATACTATATTTTACTCCTACTGGTTTTCCTCTTTGTCTACCTGGCTTCATTTTTGGCAATTGCTTCATTACTTTTACAACTTCAGCTTTAATTTTTGGATGTGGAGCTCTCGCTTGAATGTTTACGATATTACCTTTTTTATCAATTTTAAAACCAATAAATACTCTTTTTCTTCCTGGTGATAAACCTAACTCGTTAGGTAACTCACTATCAAATTTTCTACCAAAGTGCTTTTGTACTTTTGCACTAAAACATTTTTTTAATTCAGCCTTATTTCCTTTACAGCCAGGAAATACGGGTACATCTTCAATAATCATGAAGCTTACATCTTCCTCAATTTCCTCAACTTCTTCAACTTCTTCAATTTCTTCAACTTCAACCGCTTCACTTTCATCAGTTTCTGTTGATTCTATAACAGTCTCTTCAATTTCTTTTTCATCTTCGACGATTTCAATTTTTTCTGGAGCTGGTGGTGGTGGTGTTTTAGGTTTTACCGGTTCAACTCTTTCTGTAATAGGAATTTCTTCTTCCATATCTGCGTTCATAACAGCAGAACCTAAATCTCCGTAGGTTTTATCGAATGTTTTCTTTTCTATTGCAACATAAGTTATAAAAAGGGCTAGTACAAGACCAATTTGCATAAAAATTTTGCTGAAATTTTCTAAATTTGATTTAGGACTTTTCTTAATTTCCATTTTAAAGATTTATTAATAGGTGGCTAATTTAATTAAATTATTGTTTTAAATACAAGTCTTATTGTTAATTAATCTATTTTTTTTTTGAAATTATATTAAAAATCAACAAAGCCGAGAGTGCTCCTGCAGAGTTTGCAATCACATCTAAGTAATCTCCTGATCTGTATAGGGTTATTTTACTCTGTAATAGTTCAATAATTATGCCAAAAACAATGCAAAGAATTACGATCCAATATTTTTTATTAGGTTTCTTGTAATATGCTATTAACCATGAAAGGGCTAACATAAAGTATGCGAAACCATGAAAAATTTTATCAATATTAGTAAAAGTAAGCTTAATAGGCGCGTTTGGCACTCTTATAAGGCTCAAGCACACAATAATAATTGTAGTTACAAAAGCTATTATAAAACTGTTATTTCTTAATAAGGTCTTGATATTCTTTAGCATCTAGTAAATTTTCTATTTGTGAGCTGTCAGAAATCGCTATTTTAATCATCCATCCTTTTTCATAAGGGTCAGTGTTTACCAATTCTGGATCATCTTCTAGTCCTTCATTAAATTCAACTACTTCACCTGACAAAGGCATAAACAAATCTGAAACTGTTTTTACGGCTTCTACAGAACCAAAAACTTCTCCCTCTTCTACATTATCATCTAATGTATCTACATCTACATATACAATATCTCCTAATTCTCCCTGCGCAAAATCTGTAATTCCTACAGTTGCGATGTTTCCTTCAATTTGAATCCACTCATGATCTTTGGTGTATTTTAATTCAGCTGGAATATTCATTTTATTTTTATTTTTATTGATTTGGTTTAATTTCCTCCTAAGTTATAAACTATATTAAATCCACCATTAATTGATTGTCTTGGAAAAGTGGTAGAAATAGCATATTTAGATGTTTGATGATTGTAATAAAAAGATGCTGTTAAATTACTATTCAATTTGTAATCTGCTGTAAATTTAATTGAAAATAATTTCTGTCCCCCACTAATTTGATCATTATCTTCGTCAACATATCTAATTTGGGTTAAATTATCTCTTAATGATACATCTGCTCTTAAGTTAATATCACCTTTAAGGGTTGTCTTTTTACCTGTAAAACGTGTGTTCATTTTTACGTCTTTAAAAACATACCCAAAACCAAAAACATATTCAGTACCAGCAATGTCTGTTATAGTACTGTTATTAAAATTCATGGTTAAAGTTCTGTCTTTTTTAATTTCTCCTCTCAAAGAAAAGGAGTTTTTCATTTTTAAATCCACTTTTACCAAGGGTGAAAATTCATCCACAAGAGTAGCACTGGCAATTAGTCTTTCAGATTCGTAATTACCTGCTATATTCGTTTTAGTATATGCAGTGGCATCATCGTATTGTAAGTTGTTTGTAAAGCTAGAAATGGTATATGAAGATCTATATCCATGAGAAAGTACAAAGGTTGAAAAGTTCTTTTTAAACCATTTGAATTTCATTAAACCATTATATCTCAGAGTCCAGTTTGGAATTGGAATATCTCTAAACAGTCCTGTGCTTACTTTATTTGGACTTTTACCAGAATAAGCAGCCATAAATGCCGGAAGTAAGACTTGTTGACTGTTTTGACCAAAACCATCAATTAGCGCTCCTGTTTCTGAAGCTAATCTATTCGAAATAATACTTCTGTAATCTTTCATTTTCTGGAACAGAGCATCGCCATTTGTAAATGCTGTTGAAAGCATAGAATGACTTGTACTAAAGTTACCAGTTTCAAAAACAGGAGTATCTTCAAATGCACTTTTGCCTTCTATTAAATCTATTTGTTGAGAAATATCTTTGGTTTGAATTTTATTTCCTCGAACATCAATATTTAAATCTTTAAAAGGCTTAACCGTAAAAGTGTAATCTAATTTGTTATAATGAGTTTTGCTGTAAGTTTTGTTAAAATATTCTCCACCATCAATTCTTGTAACTAACCAGCCATTTTCTAAGGCCTTATTTCTAATATCTACTTGACTACCAAAAGCAAATGAGGTAGGTGCTCCGCCTAAAAATCCAATATTTTCTGTATAACCTTGCAAGTACTGACCATTATTTTCTGTATAACTTATTTTACCTTGTTTTACAGAGGTCAGAATATTCCAAGTTCCTTTTAAAATTTGCTTTCCAATGGGTAATGTTTTCTTTTGTTTTATTCTAGCTAAATTTTTTCCTTTTGCATTTTTACGTTGCGTTTTTGTTAATAAGAGCTTTTCAAAACCAACTTTCTGATACAACTTATCAAAGGAAAGAGTGGTGTTTATATTATGTGTATTTGAGTTCTGAATTACATTACCAATTTGTTCTAAGATAGTATTGTCTTGCGACGACACCTGCCAATCAAAATCTGCTGTGTAAGCGTAATCAGCTTTCATAAAGCTTAGGAATGGAAACTTATCTAAAGGTAAATTATAAGTTGTATTTAGTTTTTGATGGTAATGGTTTGGTCTACCTGTGTTAAAGAAATCATCAAAAATTTGTAAATCTTCTCCATTTCCAAAGGCATCATAAATATAACTATTAGTTGCGTTAAAGTTTAGTTGTATCGATTTTGTTAAATCAAAACCAACTGTATAATCCCAGTCAAATAAAAATCTACGTTGTTTTAATTCTGGTTGAGCAGTTAAACCCTCTACTAAATTTCTGGATTGTTGTTCGTTATAACTTCTATTAATTCTAGAGTTTAAAGCGAAGGTTTTTGGCACAGGATTAAAGTTTAAATCTTTTATAAACTTCCAGTATTTGTTTCTAAATTTTTCTGAATTTTTAAAGAATTCTATAGGTTTTGAATTAAAGTTGAAGTTATAAGCAGCAGAAGCTGATACATTCTCATTAATATACTTTTCTATATTGTAATCTCTATGGAATTCTTTATTATGGGAATAAGAAACTGCTAAGTTTTCTACATCATAAAACTTTGGTTTTTTCGTTGAATTTGGGTTTCTATTCTTTTTGACATTGATAAAACTGATACTTGTTCTTTTTGTGTAATCTCGAGAAAATTCACTATTTGGATTCTGCTCCAAAGCATCTTCTAATTTTACATCTTGATATTGAGGATCAAACTTTGGATCAACGAATTTTTCACCAACGCTGTAGCTCATCGGTAATTGAATACCCCATTTTTGTGGTGTTAAAACTTTGCCTAAATTAATAGTTGTAGAAACATCGTATTGTTTTGTTTCGTCTAAACTACGCTGATTTACGCGATCTTCTACATTTCCAAAACCAATGGTTTTTACGCTTCCTGAAAGGGATACATTCGCAACATCAGCAAAATTTGCATCAGCATTCATAACCGCAGCCCAACCTCCTTTGTTGTCAAAACCTGATGAACGCAATTCATTAAACCAGATTTCCCCACTTTTATTTGAAGTAGTATTATTTCTTAAACCTAAAGTTATTGTTCTTAATTGCGCCAGTGTAGGATTTCCTTTTACTCGAATTTTAAATTCAGGAATATCATTTGGATTTTCAGATGGATAGATATCATTCACCAAGAATCCGGAACCATCTCTTTCTACTTTTAGTTTTCCAAAGGATTCCAAAATAGCATCTAGATTATTTGCTTCCGGCCAAATGTCGAGTGCAGAACTGCCATTTCTTGTTACTTTTAAAGGAACTTCGATTTGATAAAAATTATCATTTAAGTCTGTTCCTAATCTTATAACTGCTGAAAAATCATCATCACTTAAAGAACCTCCTCCTTCATTTTCTTGCAAATGCATAAACATTTTCAAATTTTTAAAACGTCTTAAATCTACACTTATATTTTTATAAATGGCCCTAGTTTTTTTAGTTTCTAAATCGTTAACTTTTAAGGTGACAGATTGTTCATTTTGTAATTGCACCGTGGTACTTCCTTGTAAACGTTCTCTTTCAATCCCTGGAGGTTCAATATAACTTCCATTATTTTGTTCTATACTAACAACGCCAACTTCAAAACCTTCTAATTCAGCCTGCGTTAATTCTCTGTCAGGATCTATTGCAGGATCTATCGTTTTTGTATATCGTCTCCAATCACCACGTACCAAATCGAGTTCACCAAATCTAATGACAACAGGCATTTTAAATTTTGTTAGGAACATTCTTATAAAACGAATACTGTTAAAATTAGAAATTCCATTTATTGGTGTTCCATTTCTAACGGGTACTCTAAATTGATACCATTTTGTTTGCTGTGTATTCCCGTTTTCTAAAGAAACAGAAGTTGTTTTTTCGTCAACAATATAATTTCTACCTTTTACTAAATCTGCTTGATTCATAGATACCTTATACTCATAATAGCTCTCAACAGTATTCATTGTTTGATCTCTATTAATGTCTTCTACGTCGGGGTATGTTGAAGATGAAGTTGGATACGATTCTGGCGATTGATTTAATGTTGGCGAGTTGCCTTGTGTATTGTTGTAGTCTTTGTATCTTTTTACAATAGAGGCATTAATAGCGTCTAATTCTGCTCCTCTGAAAAATTGAAAATTATCAGATGAAATATCATTAGATTTTAATTTAGAGAAATTTATATTTAAGTTTAAAGAATCAGAAAGTTGCTTTAAATGTTCTTCTTCCTCAATGTCAGTTAACCCATCAAACCCTAAATCTTGATTTGTTCTTGCACCATCTTCTTCACTGAAAGCGTATATAATTGACGGGCTTCTTGGCACATCTCCCCAAGTCGTTCTATTCACATTAGAGCCATC
Proteins encoded:
- the sprA gene encoding cell surface protein SprA, coding for MIRLLKNILLLVLFTFLVNLSSSAQTKKVKDSTNLKIDTLQLKYNFNHTQRGDLFLDDLAEKEIIFDKELNRYIILEKIGEFYTSTPIFLTQKEYQQYRLKRDMLEYFKNKVSAADGKKKGAAAAQKDLLPTYYTDSKFFESIFGGNTVKVTPTGNLNLKLGFIYQNTDNPQISEENRSSLTFDFDQQINASIRAKVGERLEFTANYDTQSTFDFQNLVKIDYTPTEDDILQGIEAGNVEMPIKNSLINGAQSLFGVKTQLKFGNTNITAVFSQQNSESKTIVAEAGASIQPFELRTTDYDNDRHFFLSQFFIDNYANSLKNYPLISSQVNITRIEVWVTNRNASTEDFRSIVAFADIGESNNINNTYKNLVNSNGTVQSTNPVSININLNNVSTTINLPQNNANNIYDTNVLAGIRDVSNVENTLNREFQMEQGTDYSMLENARKLDLNEYTLNPQLGYISLNRRLNDGEVLAVAYEYTVAGTVNGSTEKSFKVGEFSNDGIQAPQNLAVKLLRSEILTTKRDNGNGGEESFPTWRLMMKNVYALGAYPLTQDGFRFEIQYRDDATGIPSNVLQNAQTTDIANTPLIQVLKLDQLDQSQFRTADGFFDYVEGITVNSQNGYIIFPDPEPFGNGLANKLTNAADDVYLFKDLYLNTKINIKNNFQNKDKYFLKGYFKSENSGGIPIGAFNVPRGSVKVSAGGRQLVEGVDFVVDYQLGRVQIIDPGLQASGTPINVSTENNAVFNQQRKTYMGVDIEHKFSEDFVVGATILNVNERPLTPKVNFGAEPIDNTMFGVNIDYSTEVPYFTKLANKLPFVDTDVPSNLSIRADMAYLLPGTPSGIDVAGAATSYIDDFEASQIPISLLSPLDWYEASTPKYFNGFNGDQNNLSYNYKRGKLAWYNVDQIFYGIGQTPPSIDADELSRAETRQINYRELFPNVQLDITQNSLVRTLDLAYFPQERGSYNFNTLDSDVNNDGTFKNPNENWGGIMRPLTTNNFDQANVEFIQFWVMDPYQNYSITNEEGLPQGINPNDLSNQVGDLYINLGNISEDIVKDNRKMFENGLPENGLKVDGSNVNRTTWGDVPRSPSIIYAFSEEDGARTNQDLGFDGLTDIEEEEHLKQLSDSLNLNINFSKLKSNDISSDNFQFFRGAELDAINASIVKRYKDYNNTQGNSPTLNQSPESYPTSSSTYPDVEDINRDQTMNTVESYYEYKVSMNQADLVKGRNYIVDEKTTSVSLENGNTQQTKWYQFRVPVRNGTPINGISNFNSIRFIRMFLTKFKMPVVIRFGELDLVRGDWRRYTKTIDPAIDPDRELTQAELEGFEVGVVSIEQNNGSYIEPPGIERERLQGSTTVQLQNEQSVTLKVNDLETKKTRAIYKNISVDLRRFKNLKMFMHLQENEGGGSLSDDDFSAVIRLGTDLNDNFYQIEVPLKVTRNGSSALDIWPEANNLDAILESFGKLKVERDGSGFLVNDIYPSENPNDIPEFKIRVKGNPTLAQLRTITLGLRNNTTSNKSGEIWFNELRSSGFDNKGGWAAVMNADANFADVANVSLSGSVKTIGFGNVEDRVNQRSLDETKQYDVSTTINLGKVLTPQKWGIQLPMSYSVGEKFVDPKFDPQYQDVKLEDALEQNPNSEFSRDYTKRTSISFINVKKNRNPNSTKKPKFYDVENLAVSYSHNKEFHRDYNIEKYINENVSASAAYNFNFNSKPIEFFKNSEKFRNKYWKFIKDLNFNPVPKTFALNSRINRSYNEQQSRNLVEGLTAQPELKQRRFLFDWDYTVGFDLTKSIQLNFNATNSYIYDAFGNGEDLQIFDDFFNTGRPNHYHQKLNTTYNLPLDKFPFLSFMKADYAYTADFDWQVSSQDNTILEQIGNVIQNSNTHNINTTLSFDKLYQKVGFEKLLLTKTQRKNAKGKNLARIKQKKTLPIGKQILKGTWNILTSVKQGKISYTENNGQYLQGYTENIGFLGGAPTSFAFGSQVDIRNKALENGWLVTRIDGGEYFNKTYSKTHYNKLDYTFTVKPFKDLNIDVRGNKIQTKDISQQIDLIEGKSAFEDTPVFETGNFSTSHSMLSTAFTNGDALFQKMKDYRSIISNRLASETGALIDGFGQNSQQVLLPAFMAAYSGKSPNKVSTGLFRDIPIPNWTLRYNGLMKFKWFKKNFSTFVLSHGYRSSYTISSFTNNLQYDDATAYTKTNIAGNYESERLIASATLVDEFSPLVKVDLKMKNSFSLRGEIKKDRTLTMNFNNSTITDIAGTEYVFGFGYVFKDVKMNTRFTGKKTTLKGDINLRADVSLRDNLTQIRYVDEDNDQISGGQKLFSIKFTADYKLNSNLTASFYYNHQTSKYAISTTFPRQSINGGFNIVYNLGGN